A region of Rhodoligotrophos appendicifer DNA encodes the following proteins:
- a CDS encoding cupin domain-containing protein, translated as MGIITLDRHAPDSPKPEADRPGKVISGNPTNITWNFTEHEDGRLVSGMWESEVGKWEASFPEWEFCHIISGEVIITVGNKATTYRAGDAFVMEPGLVCTWEVTQKLLKHYVILAPKG; from the coding sequence ATGGGAATAATTACGCTCGACCGCCATGCACCGGACAGTCCGAAGCCCGAGGCGGACCGGCCGGGGAAGGTGATTTCCGGCAACCCAACCAACATCACCTGGAACTTCACCGAGCATGAGGATGGGCGGCTCGTCTCCGGCATGTGGGAATCGGAGGTTGGCAAATGGGAAGCAAGCTTTCCTGAGTGGGAATTCTGTCACATCATCTCGGGAGAGGTGATCATCACTGTGGGCAATAAGGCTACGACCTATCGCGCCGGTGATGCCTTCGTGATGGAGCCTGGGCTTGTCTGCACGTGGGAGGTCACTCAGAAGCTGCTGAAGCATTACGTCATACTGGCGCCGAAGGGCTGA
- a CDS encoding xanthine dehydrogenase family protein molybdopterin-binding subunit, whose amino-acid sequence MQKFAVGQAVRRREDDRFIKGAGTYLDDMVLPNMAHAAVVRSPHAHARILSIDTAEALAASGVLAVHTAADIHAAGLGILPTITGFPGLDKDGLRHPPRYALTGDVARFVGDPVAFVVAETRSQARDAAELVMVDYEDLPSQTVTATALDPTASLVWPEFGTNRCYRFNKGDRDATDAAFAGAAHVVRLDLRNNRLAPAAIETRCAIGDWDAALEQYVLHVSGQAVHSQQSQMAGHVFKVDLHKIRVSAPDVGGGFGGKNFVYPENVMVMFAAHKLGRPVKWVADRAENFLAEIHARDHESHVELAFDADARILGLRVHTIANLGAYCSSYGTIIPSLSTFQPMGGVYSIPQIDLEVHAVFTNTVPVDAYRGAGRPEAAYVIERTMDIAAAELGLAPDELRRRNFISRYPYTTALGSVVDSGDFGGTLERAQNAVDWEGYQERRQASAARGRLRGRGLGCYIEVSLGAPSEEPEIRFEKDGDVTLLVGTHSTGQGHETAYVQIVSTELGIDPERIRFVQGDTNLVPTGGGHGGSRSLVIGGSAMFLAAGEVREKARVAAGHLLEASDRDLVFEDGTFTIIGTDRKINILEIEQRLREASEVPAAVPRTLTTRRHYERSGINFPNGCHICEVEIDRETGHVGIDRYVVVDDFGRIVNPLIAGGQVIGGTVQGIGQALLEDVLYDLDSGQLVTGSFMDYGMPHADDVSDIDVTFNESAPTPSNPLGVKGAGEAGATGAPPAVVNAVMDALSPFSVRHLDMPLTPEKVWRAMNQN is encoded by the coding sequence ATGCAAAAATTCGCAGTCGGGCAAGCGGTGCGTCGCCGCGAGGACGATCGTTTCATTAAGGGCGCTGGGACCTATCTCGACGATATGGTGCTGCCCAACATGGCTCACGCCGCCGTGGTGAGGTCGCCGCACGCCCATGCGCGCATTCTCTCGATAGACACGGCGGAGGCGCTGGCAGCCTCGGGGGTCTTGGCCGTTCACACAGCGGCGGATATCCATGCTGCCGGCTTAGGGATATTACCGACGATCACCGGCTTCCCCGGCCTCGACAAGGACGGTCTTCGCCATCCGCCGCGTTACGCCTTGACGGGGGATGTGGCCCGCTTCGTTGGCGATCCCGTAGCCTTCGTGGTGGCTGAGACTCGGAGCCAGGCTCGTGATGCCGCCGAGCTCGTCATGGTGGACTATGAGGATCTGCCGTCCCAGACCGTGACGGCCACCGCCCTGGATCCGACCGCCTCCCTGGTCTGGCCGGAATTCGGCACCAACCGTTGCTATCGGTTCAACAAGGGCGATCGTGATGCTACGGACGCGGCCTTTGCCGGTGCTGCCCATGTCGTCCGGCTGGACCTTCGCAATAATCGATTGGCGCCGGCAGCCATCGAGACGCGCTGCGCCATTGGCGACTGGGATGCAGCACTCGAGCAATATGTTTTGCACGTCTCCGGTCAAGCCGTGCACAGCCAGCAGTCACAGATGGCCGGTCATGTCTTCAAGGTCGACCTGCACAAGATCCGCGTCTCGGCACCGGACGTTGGCGGCGGCTTCGGGGGCAAGAATTTCGTCTATCCTGAGAATGTCATGGTGATGTTTGCCGCCCACAAACTGGGGCGGCCGGTGAAGTGGGTTGCCGACCGAGCTGAGAATTTTTTGGCTGAGATCCATGCCCGCGATCATGAGAGCCACGTGGAGCTGGCCTTCGATGCCGATGCTCGAATCCTCGGTCTGCGCGTGCATACGATTGCCAATTTGGGAGCTTACTGTTCAAGCTACGGCACAATCATTCCGTCGCTGTCTACATTTCAACCGATGGGCGGTGTCTACTCGATTCCACAGATCGACTTGGAGGTCCACGCCGTCTTCACGAACACTGTGCCGGTGGATGCCTATCGCGGTGCGGGGCGTCCCGAAGCGGCCTATGTGATCGAGCGAACCATGGATATCGCGGCGGCAGAGCTTGGCCTTGCGCCTGATGAGCTTCGGCGGCGCAACTTCATCTCCCGGTATCCCTACACAACGGCCTTGGGCTCCGTAGTCGATTCGGGTGATTTCGGCGGCACTCTGGAGCGGGCCCAGAATGCGGTAGACTGGGAGGGCTACCAGGAGCGCCGACAGGCCTCGGCAGCACGAGGTCGTCTGCGCGGTCGGGGGCTGGGCTGCTATATCGAGGTCTCCCTTGGGGCGCCATCGGAGGAGCCTGAGATCCGCTTCGAGAAGGATGGCGACGTGACCCTCCTTGTCGGCACACACTCCACGGGGCAGGGTCACGAGACCGCCTATGTCCAGATCGTCTCGACCGAACTCGGCATCGATCCCGAGCGGATCCGCTTCGTACAGGGGGACACCAATCTGGTGCCGACGGGGGGTGGCCATGGCGGTTCTCGATCTCTTGTGATCGGCGGCAGTGCCATGTTTCTGGCGGCTGGCGAAGTGCGCGAGAAGGCGCGGGTGGCGGCCGGACATCTGCTGGAAGCCTCCGATCGTGATCTCGTCTTTGAGGATGGAACTTTCACCATCATCGGGACGGATCGCAAGATCAATATTCTTGAAATCGAGCAGCGGCTTCGCGAGGCATCGGAAGTGCCGGCGGCGGTGCCAAGGACCTTGACGACTCGCAGGCACTACGAGCGCTCCGGCATCAACTTTCCCAACGGCTGTCATATCTGCGAGGTCGAGATTGATCGCGAAACGGGTCACGTCGGGATCGATCGCTATGTGGTTGTCGATGATTTCGGTCGGATCGTGAATCCACTCATTGCCGGGGGGCAAGTCATCGGAGGCACTGTCCAGGGCATCGGTCAGGCTTTGCTCGAGGACGTTCTCTATGATCTCGACAGCGGCCAGCTGGTAACCGGCAGTTTCATGGATTATGGCATGCCCCATGCGGATGATGTCTCTGACATCGATGTGACCTTCAACGAGTCAGCTCCGACGCCGAGCAACCCCCTAGGCGTCAAAGGAGCGGGCGAGGCGGGGGCCACGGGAGCACCTCCCGCGGTTGTCAACGCCGTGATGGATGCACTGAGCCCTTTCTCTGTCCGTCATCTTGACATGCCCTTGACGCCGGAGAAGGTCTGGCGCGCGATGAACCAGAATTGA
- a CDS encoding CCA tRNA nucleotidyltransferase yields MANKVDIPLRLVLEDEEWLSDVRLQSIFDALTASGATVRVAGGAVRNALLGFPVTDVDLATTSPPDEILHLGEKAGLRTIPTGVKHGTVTVLSVSTTPLHVEVTTLRRDVRTFGRHAEVAFTDDWLADAARRDFTMNALYCDRSGEIIDPLGGYRDLIAKRIRFVGDARARIAEDFLRILRFFRFIAQYGEGPIDPQGLAACRELREGLDGLSRERIRQEWWKLVAADRAEFVVEAMADAGILAHVLKSDTDLNAFKRHIKIESFLQLKPDSLMRSFNLFPCRGADVKLLRERLRLTNEETTRLERLMAAGRVTPKLRPAERRAVLYRLTPPTFRDAVLSSWAQGGEPTEDPDWAALYRLADDWQAPAVPLGGRDLLAQGIPPGKEIGALLASLEDWWIATDFKATREELLAKIPAMRQFQG; encoded by the coding sequence ATGGCGAATAAGGTCGATATCCCATTGCGTCTGGTCCTTGAAGACGAAGAGTGGCTAAGCGATGTCCGGCTGCAGTCGATTTTCGATGCTCTGACTGCGAGCGGTGCGACGGTCCGGGTGGCGGGCGGCGCCGTGCGCAATGCCCTGCTTGGCTTTCCGGTGACGGATGTCGACCTTGCGACGACCAGCCCTCCCGACGAAATCCTTCATCTTGGGGAGAAGGCCGGACTGAGGACGATCCCGACGGGAGTGAAGCACGGGACAGTGACTGTCCTCAGCGTGAGCACGACGCCGCTGCATGTGGAAGTCACGACGCTTCGCAGAGATGTGAGGACCTTTGGCCGCCATGCCGAGGTGGCATTCACCGATGATTGGTTGGCGGATGCAGCCCGGCGGGATTTCACAATGAACGCTCTCTATTGTGATAGGAGCGGAGAAATCATTGATCCTCTCGGTGGTTACCGTGATCTGATCGCAAAAAGAATCCGCTTTGTGGGTGACGCCCGGGCCCGGATCGCCGAGGACTTTTTGCGTATTCTTCGCTTCTTCCGCTTCATTGCCCAATATGGCGAGGGGCCGATCGACCCACAGGGATTGGCTGCCTGCCGGGAGCTCAGAGAGGGGCTGGACGGGCTTTCACGCGAGCGCATACGCCAGGAGTGGTGGAAGCTGGTTGCGGCGGATCGAGCGGAATTCGTCGTGGAGGCGATGGCGGATGCGGGAATACTGGCCCATGTGCTTAAGTCCGACACCGATCTCAACGCCTTCAAGCGCCACATCAAGATAGAGTCATTTCTGCAGCTTAAGCCGGATTCCTTGATGCGAAGCTTTAACCTTTTCCCTTGCCGCGGGGCGGATGTAAAACTGTTGCGTGAACGGCTTCGCCTGACCAATGAAGAGACGACGCGGCTGGAGCGCCTGATGGCAGCCGGTCGAGTGACGCCAAAACTCAGACCGGCAGAGCGCCGGGCCGTCCTGTATAGACTGACGCCTCCGACATTTCGCGATGCGGTCCTGAGCAGTTGGGCGCAGGGTGGGGAGCCGACCGAGGATCCAGACTGGGCGGCATTGTATCGGCTTGCAGATGACTGGCAGGCCCCTGCTGTGCCCTTGGGAGGGCGCGATCTTCTCGCTCAAGGCATCCCACCGGGAAAGGAGATCGGGGCCCTTCTGGCAAGTCTCGAGGACTGGTGGATCGCAACGGATTTTAAGGCCACGCGCGAGGAACTCCTGGCCAAAATCCCGGCCATGCGTCAATTTCAAGGGTGA
- a CDS encoding CoA pyrophosphatase, whose translation MTDVLPRFHVDQLRRLGRTKLRPLDDHSSLGVTLRGDGDLEPTFVPPADQPHRAAAVLVGLIDSQHEANVLLTLRTEHLSSHAGQIAFPGGKMEPGETSPLETALREAHEETGLEPSFIEPVGLLDPYLTGTGFRIEPVVAIIRSGFTLAPDPGEVAEVFEVPLNFLMDPINHQRHERLWKGEMRRYYAMPYLERYIWGATAGILRNLYDRLYGE comes from the coding sequence TTGACGGACGTTCTTCCTCGATTCCATGTGGATCAATTGCGTCGCCTTGGCAGAACCAAGCTGCGGCCCCTGGATGATCATTCCAGTCTCGGGGTAACTCTGCGCGGCGATGGTGACCTGGAGCCGACCTTCGTACCGCCCGCCGACCAACCGCATCGCGCTGCAGCAGTCTTGGTGGGGTTGATCGACAGCCAGCACGAGGCAAATGTGCTGTTGACCTTGCGGACTGAGCATCTGTCCAGCCATGCCGGGCAGATCGCTTTTCCAGGCGGCAAGATGGAGCCTGGGGAAACCAGCCCGCTTGAGACGGCTTTGCGGGAAGCCCATGAGGAGACGGGCCTGGAACCCTCCTTTATTGAGCCCGTCGGATTGCTCGACCCCTATCTGACGGGCACCGGCTTCCGGATCGAGCCGGTCGTCGCGATCATCCGTTCTGGTTTCACGCTGGCCCCCGATCCGGGTGAGGTGGCCGAGGTGTTCGAGGTTCCGCTGAACTTCCTCATGGACCCGATCAATCATCAGCGTCACGAGCGCCTGTGGAAGGGTGAGATGCGACGCTATTATGCAATGCCGTACTTGGAACGTTATATCTGGGGCGCGACGGCCGGCATTCTCCGCAACCTGTATGATCGCCTCTATGGCGAATAA
- a CDS encoding DUF1285 domain-containing protein, producing MRGLKEATAETGKVRGLPPVDQWNPPFCGDIDMRIAADGLWYYMNSPIGRKPLVRLFSTLLRRDDDGRTYLVTPVEKVGIAIDDAPFVAVGMEVEGRGRNQVLHFTTNVDDEVSVDEAHPLRFAEEAGTGGLKPYVLVRGRLEALVNRALFYDLVDLGEVQELEGVDWYGVWSAGRFYPMARAAEIGL from the coding sequence ATGCGGGGCCTGAAGGAAGCCACGGCGGAGACGGGTAAGGTGCGTGGGCTGCCGCCGGTCGATCAGTGGAATCCTCCCTTTTGCGGCGACATCGACATGCGCATCGCCGCCGACGGCCTTTGGTATTACATGAATTCGCCCATCGGGCGGAAGCCGCTGGTACGACTTTTCTCGACCCTGTTGCGCCGCGACGACGATGGACGCACCTATCTGGTGACGCCGGTAGAGAAGGTGGGAATTGCGATCGATGATGCGCCCTTCGTGGCCGTCGGCATGGAAGTCGAGGGTCGTGGTCGAAACCAGGTGCTCCATTTCACCACCAATGTAGACGATGAAGTGAGCGTCGATGAAGCCCATCCGCTACGGTTCGCGGAGGAAGCGGGAACGGGCGGTCTGAAACCCTATGTGCTGGTGCGGGGCCGGCTCGAGGCACTTGTCAATCGCGCATTGTTCTACGACCTCGTCGATCTTGGGGAGGTGCAGGAATTGGAAGGTGTCGACTGGTATGGGGTGTGGAGTGCAGGACGCTTCTATCCGATGGCCCGGGCGGCCGAAATAGGTCTCTGA
- a CDS encoding AAA family ATPase produces MQSINEADTHVVEDIERAGEKLVRAKEAIGQVIFGQQPVIDLTLTAIISGGHGLLVGLPGLAKTKLVETVGRVLGLQEKRVQFTPDLLPSDILGAEVLEESESGARHFRFIKGPVFSQLLMADEINRASPRTQSALLQAMQEKHVTVAGVRHELPRPFHVLATQNPIEQEGTYPLPEAQLDRFILEIDVPYPDLEAERRMLFATTGPAEALATAVMTADELLSIQRLARLVPVGDAVVNAILKLVRSARPGPDADEFIRNGIAWGPGPRASQALMLGVRTRCLMEGRLSPSVDDVISLANPVLRHRMALTFAARADGETLDGVISRLCSALG; encoded by the coding sequence ATGCAGAGCATCAACGAAGCCGACACTCACGTCGTCGAGGACATCGAGCGCGCAGGCGAAAAGCTGGTGCGCGCCAAAGAGGCCATCGGCCAAGTCATCTTCGGCCAGCAGCCCGTGATCGATCTGACACTGACCGCGATCATCAGCGGCGGCCATGGGCTGTTGGTGGGCCTCCCCGGACTGGCCAAGACCAAACTCGTCGAAACCGTCGGACGGGTACTGGGACTTCAGGAAAAGCGGGTACAATTCACGCCGGACCTCCTGCCGTCGGACATCCTCGGCGCCGAGGTGCTTGAGGAGAGCGAATCCGGCGCACGCCATTTCCGCTTCATCAAGGGTCCGGTGTTCAGCCAGTTGCTGATGGCCGACGAGATCAACCGCGCCTCGCCTCGCACGCAGTCGGCGCTGCTCCAGGCGATGCAAGAGAAACATGTCACCGTGGCAGGGGTGCGTCACGAGTTGCCTCGACCTTTCCATGTGCTGGCGACGCAAAATCCCATCGAGCAGGAGGGCACCTATCCCCTGCCAGAAGCGCAGCTCGACCGCTTCATTCTGGAAATCGATGTGCCCTATCCAGATCTCGAAGCGGAGCGGCGCATGCTGTTTGCCACTACCGGTCCCGCCGAGGCTCTCGCCACTGCGGTCATGACGGCGGACGAACTGCTGTCGATCCAGAGGTTGGCACGGCTGGTCCCTGTCGGCGATGCCGTCGTCAATGCAATCCTCAAATTGGTGCGGTCGGCCCGGCCGGGCCCTGACGCGGACGAGTTCATCCGCAACGGCATTGCCTGGGGGCCAGGCCCGCGTGCCAGTCAGGCGCTGATGCTCGGGGTACGCACGCGTTGTCTCATGGAGGGCAGATTATCTCCGTCCGTCGACGACGTCATTTCCTTGGCAAACCCCGTGCTGCGTCACCGCATGGCGCTGACCTTTGCTGCGCGCGCGGATGGCGAGACCCTGGATGGAGTGATCTCGCGTCTCTGTTCGGCATTGGGATAG
- a CDS encoding DUF58 domain-containing protein gives MAVQRAFRAGSTDPFEAAGRLANAYPALLVEADRIAHTVAQGFHGRRRPGTGESFWQFQQYRQGEEASRIDWRKSARSDQLYVRQNEWEAANTIWMWANSSAAMEFQSRLAPVTKRHRAQVLLLALSALMLSAGERVGILGSGRSPVFTRNALSKLAAIDAATDVDDLSGLPPRTHPPRYSSVVLISDFLMPIDELRIRIGAIAARDVKGHLVQVFDPAEETLPYTGRKEFEDVSGLTRFIVGRAESVRQDYRQRIEEHRQGLKDLARRLGWTFTLHHTDRPPQQAMLALYGLLSASFASGSAAVRD, from the coding sequence GTGGCAGTCCAGCGCGCATTTCGAGCCGGGTCAACTGATCCCTTCGAGGCTGCCGGACGGCTGGCGAATGCCTATCCCGCGCTGCTGGTGGAAGCGGACCGTATCGCCCATACGGTCGCGCAGGGGTTTCATGGTCGGCGCAGGCCCGGCACCGGAGAAAGTTTCTGGCAGTTCCAGCAGTACCGGCAGGGGGAGGAAGCCAGCCGCATCGACTGGCGTAAATCGGCTCGATCAGACCAGCTCTATGTCCGGCAGAACGAGTGGGAAGCGGCGAATACCATTTGGATGTGGGCCAATTCATCAGCGGCCATGGAATTTCAATCGAGGCTTGCTCCCGTCACGAAGCGTCACCGTGCCCAGGTCCTTCTGCTTGCATTGTCGGCGCTCATGCTTTCCGCCGGAGAACGTGTGGGTATTCTCGGCAGCGGACGGAGCCCCGTCTTCACACGGAATGCACTGTCAAAACTCGCCGCGATCGATGCCGCCACGGATGTGGACGACCTTTCGGGTCTCCCCCCTCGAACGCATCCACCGCGCTATTCGAGCGTCGTTCTGATCAGCGACTTTCTGATGCCCATCGATGAACTTCGAATCCGGATCGGCGCCATTGCAGCCCGTGACGTCAAGGGCCATCTGGTGCAGGTGTTCGATCCGGCCGAAGAGACTTTGCCCTATACAGGGCGCAAGGAGTTCGAAGATGTGAGCGGCCTGACGCGCTTCATCGTCGGACGCGCCGAGAGCGTGCGCCAGGACTATCGTCAGCGAATCGAAGAACACCGGCAGGGTCTTAAGGATCTGGCGCGCCGCCTCGGCTGGACCTTCACGCTGCATCATACAGACCGACCGCCGCAGCAGGCGATGCTCGCTCTCTACGGACTCCTGTCCGCCTCGTTCGCCAGCGGTTCCGCCGCGGTTAGGGATTAG
- a CDS encoding DUF4159 domain-containing protein: MLTLGIITFQTAAALWALLLLPVVWWLLRLTPPRPERVSFPPMRFLLGLIAKEETPHKTPWWLTLLRILLVACLIFAIARPVIDRNAAGAAGRGTMLIVLDDGWAAAKTWQTKLRVLANEVDRARQNNQPVILVTTSPSDVPPALEAKAAAEIVDKVSSLQPRALAADRMALAERLREGLGTQDPLDIIWLADGLDDGRASAFAEALTQLGGGSSVRVLLPSSTETGMALGSPALDVNGLSVTATRAGSGAPQTVVVRALAANGRSLAEAPLTFRNEETRATGVIQLPLQLRNEVTRVEIQGERSAGAVYLLDDRWRRKTVGLSASGSIESNQPLLAPLYYVSRALEPFAELTTVDGDGRDLTTSLQAGLSMLVLADIGRLPDAERETVQGWVDRGGILVRFAGPRLGAGHDDLVPVELREGDRALGGALTWEEPQPIAPFEEQSPFAGLTISPEVTVSKQVLAQPTADLGSKVWARLADGTPLVTSERRGDGMIVLFHVTANTDWSNLPLSGVFVEMLRRILDMAQGTVATGQDQARQTSGLDNAAFAPTRALGGFGEFIDPPVDARPITQAAFDQTRPSPRHPAGLYGRNGLTRALNLFENAPELRLIGGLPSGVTTLPYRPAESIAFTGPLLLAAMILFLLDALAVLILSGSMAQLRGRFARSAPLLIIGLTVLISPVPGHAQTSSAAPAANDAADMEASLDTRLAYVRTGDSEIDSISEAGLKGLTEVLLQRTAIEPAAPVGVDVESDDIVFYPMLYWPVTADAPSLSPKAAGKVDAYLKNGGTILFDTRDHQSDLQDLTGSASPATEALRRVLSSVNVPPLEVVPPEHVLTKAFYLLQSFPGRWSGGPLWVEASGSGTPEGSANYDGVSSVIIGSNDYASAWAVDAGGGPMFPTVPNDPRQREFAYRTGVNIVMYVLTGNYKADQVHVPALLERLGQ, translated from the coding sequence ATGCTGACCCTGGGCATCATCACCTTCCAAACGGCCGCTGCGTTATGGGCGCTGCTGCTGCTGCCGGTCGTCTGGTGGCTGCTGCGGCTCACTCCGCCGCGGCCGGAGCGCGTCAGCTTCCCGCCAATGCGGTTCCTGCTTGGGCTGATTGCCAAGGAGGAGACTCCCCACAAGACACCATGGTGGTTGACGCTTTTGCGCATCCTGCTGGTCGCTTGCCTCATCTTTGCGATCGCGCGGCCTGTGATTGACCGGAACGCTGCCGGCGCAGCCGGTCGCGGCACCATGCTGATCGTGCTCGATGACGGGTGGGCGGCTGCGAAAACCTGGCAGACCAAGCTGCGAGTCCTTGCCAATGAGGTGGACCGAGCGCGACAGAACAATCAACCGGTGATTCTGGTCACGACGTCACCAAGCGATGTGCCTCCCGCGCTAGAAGCCAAGGCTGCGGCCGAGATTGTGGACAAAGTGTCCAGTCTGCAGCCGCGAGCTCTGGCAGCGGACCGCATGGCCCTCGCAGAGCGCCTTCGCGAGGGTCTGGGAACGCAGGACCCGCTCGACATCATTTGGCTCGCCGACGGGCTCGACGACGGGCGGGCGAGTGCTTTCGCAGAGGCGCTGACTCAGCTGGGTGGTGGCTCTTCCGTCCGCGTGCTGTTGCCGAGTTCGACGGAGACCGGTATGGCGCTCGGCTCGCCGGCGCTGGATGTGAACGGCCTTTCCGTCACAGCCACCCGCGCCGGCTCGGGAGCACCGCAGACGGTGGTGGTGCGTGCCCTTGCAGCCAATGGCCGGAGCCTGGCCGAGGCGCCCTTGACATTTCGAAACGAGGAAACGCGCGCCACCGGCGTGATCCAGCTCCCATTGCAACTGCGAAATGAAGTGACGCGGGTCGAAATCCAAGGAGAGCGCAGCGCCGGCGCCGTCTACCTGCTCGATGACCGCTGGCGGCGGAAAACCGTTGGTTTGAGCGCCAGCGGATCGATCGAGAGCAACCAGCCCCTGCTGGCTCCTCTTTACTATGTCAGCCGCGCGCTGGAACCGTTCGCTGAGCTGACGACCGTCGACGGCGACGGCCGAGACCTCACGACCTCGCTTCAGGCTGGCCTCTCAATGCTCGTTCTGGCCGACATCGGCCGCCTTCCGGATGCCGAGCGCGAGACGGTTCAGGGGTGGGTTGATCGAGGTGGAATTCTGGTGCGGTTCGCCGGACCCAGGCTGGGAGCGGGGCATGACGACCTCGTGCCCGTAGAACTCCGCGAGGGCGATCGCGCCTTGGGCGGAGCCCTGACTTGGGAGGAGCCGCAGCCCATAGCGCCTTTCGAGGAGCAGAGCCCGTTTGCGGGTCTGACCATTTCGCCGGAGGTGACCGTCTCAAAGCAGGTTCTAGCACAGCCGACTGCCGATCTCGGCAGCAAGGTCTGGGCTCGCCTGGCAGACGGAACGCCCCTCGTCACGTCGGAACGGCGTGGCGACGGAATGATCGTTCTCTTCCATGTCACTGCCAATACCGACTGGTCGAACCTGCCCCTGTCGGGCGTCTTTGTGGAGATGCTTCGGCGCATCCTCGATATGGCTCAGGGTACGGTCGCTACCGGGCAAGATCAGGCACGGCAGACATCAGGCCTCGACAATGCTGCCTTCGCGCCGACGCGCGCCCTGGGAGGTTTCGGTGAGTTCATCGATCCTCCGGTCGATGCACGTCCCATCACCCAGGCAGCCTTCGATCAGACCCGACCAAGCCCGCGTCATCCGGCGGGACTCTATGGCCGAAACGGCCTCACTCGAGCTCTGAACCTTTTCGAGAACGCGCCGGAGCTCAGACTGATCGGCGGCCTTCCATCCGGGGTGACCACCCTGCCCTATCGGCCCGCAGAGAGCATCGCCTTCACAGGGCCCCTTCTGCTCGCGGCCATGATCCTGTTCTTGCTGGACGCCCTCGCCGTCTTGATCCTATCAGGTTCGATGGCACAGCTGCGCGGACGTTTCGCTCGCAGTGCACCTCTGCTGATTATCGGGCTCACTGTGCTGATCTCGCCCGTGCCCGGCCACGCGCAGACGAGTTCTGCAGCGCCTGCGGCAAACGACGCCGCTGATATGGAGGCGTCGCTCGATACGCGCCTTGCTTACGTCAGAACAGGTGACTCTGAGATCGATTCGATCAGTGAGGCCGGCCTCAAGGGCCTTACGGAGGTGCTCCTGCAACGGACTGCAATCGAGCCTGCGGCGCCGGTCGGTGTCGATGTTGAAAGCGACGACATCGTCTTCTATCCCATGCTCTATTGGCCCGTCACCGCGGATGCGCCGTCTTTGTCTCCTAAGGCCGCCGGTAAGGTCGACGCGTATCTTAAAAATGGCGGCACGATCCTCTTCGACACCCGAGACCATCAATCGGACCTGCAAGACCTCACGGGGAGTGCGAGTCCCGCCACGGAAGCTCTCCGGCGCGTGTTGAGCTCGGTCAACGTGCCACCGCTTGAGGTCGTGCCGCCGGAGCATGTGCTGACCAAGGCCTTCTATCTTCTGCAAAGCTTTCCGGGCCGCTGGTCCGGTGGCCCGCTATGGGTCGAGGCCTCCGGCTCCGGCACGCCGGAAGGTTCGGCCAATTACGACGGTGTGTCCTCGGTGATCATCGGATCTAACGACTACGCCTCCGCTTGGGCAGTTGACGCGGGCGGCGGGCCCATGTTTCCGACGGTGCCCAATGACCCCCGACAGCGGGAATTCGCCTATCGCACTGGTGTGAACATCGTCATGTATGTCCTCACTGGAAACTACAAGGCTGATCAGGTGCATGTGCCTGCCTTGCTGGAGAGGCTCGGGCAATGA